A genome region from Blautia coccoides includes the following:
- a CDS encoding glycoside hydrolase family 88 protein produces MRQEKLQNAAMRAVDILKENLKEYTYKFPGSNSEKLFYPITENVEWTTGFCTGTYWLAYELTGDESFRRSAEIQVNSFYDRIKMKTDVEHHDMGFLYTPSCVAAYQLTGNERAKEAAILAADQLISRFQEKGEFIQAWGELGAEDNYRLIIDCLLNLPLLYWASEVTGKETYRDIAIRHTRTSIRNLVRPDYSTYHTFFFCPETGEPVRGVTAQGYRDDSAWARGQAWGIYGTALAYRYTGEEVCRELFRKVTDFYLEHLPDDMVPYWDLSFWQGSSEPRDSSAAAAAACGIMEMCENGGLKGEEKSFYGNKAEEMLESLIGNYAVLSVKDANGLILHGVYAKSSPFNSVADRGVDECNLWGDYFYLEALTRKIKQWKTYW; encoded by the coding sequence ATGAGGCAGGAAAAATTACAGAATGCAGCCATGAGGGCAGTGGATATATTGAAAGAGAATCTGAAGGAGTATACATACAAATTTCCCGGTTCAAACAGTGAGAAACTTTTTTATCCGATCACAGAGAATGTAGAATGGACCACAGGTTTCTGCACAGGGACTTACTGGCTCGCCTATGAACTGACAGGGGATGAGAGCTTTAGGAGGTCAGCGGAGATACAGGTCAATAGTTTTTATGACAGGATAAAAATGAAGACAGATGTGGAACACCATGACATGGGATTTTTGTACACCCCTTCCTGTGTGGCAGCCTATCAGCTTACGGGAAATGAGAGGGCAAAGGAGGCAGCGATCCTGGCCGCAGACCAGCTCATCAGCCGTTTTCAGGAGAAAGGGGAGTTTATCCAGGCTTGGGGAGAACTGGGTGCTGAGGATAACTACCGTCTGATCATAGATTGTCTGCTCAATCTGCCTTTATTGTACTGGGCTTCGGAGGTGACGGGGAAAGAGACGTACAGAGATATTGCCATCCGGCATACAAGGACCAGCATCAGGAATCTTGTGAGACCGGATTATTCTACTTACCACACCTTTTTCTTTTGTCCTGAGACCGGGGAGCCTGTGCGCGGTGTCACCGCACAGGGATACAGGGACGATTCCGCCTGGGCCAGGGGACAGGCATGGGGAATATATGGTACAGCGCTGGCTTACCGGTATACCGGGGAAGAGGTGTGCAGGGAATTATTTAGGAAGGTGACAGATTTCTATCTTGAACATCTGCCCGATGATATGGTTCCCTATTGGGACCTGAGCTTTTGGCAGGGCAGCAGTGAGCCGAGAGATTCCTCCGCCGCCGCCGCTGCAGCCTGCGGGATAATGGAAATGTGTGAAAATGGGGGACTGAAGGGGGAAGAAAAGTCCTTCTATGGAAATAAGGCAGAGGAGATGCTGGAGAGCCTGATCGGCAATTACGCAGTCCTGTCGGTCAAGGATGCAAACGGGCTGATCCTCCACGGTGTTTACGCAAAGAGCAGCCCCTTCAACAGCGTGGCGGACCGGGGTGTTGATGAATGCAATCTGTGGGGGGACTATTTTTATCTGGAGGCATTGACCAGGAAGATAAAACAGTGGAAGACATACTGGTAG
- a CDS encoding ABC transporter permease, producing the protein MAKQQIKTQKKRNFSDVIKKMVSGKELYLLLLPGIIWYLLFAYRPMTELKIAFYDYNVFQGIKGSTFVGLQNFIEFFRGKDFPRVLKNTLMISFWQLLICFPLPIALAVCVTEMRNKFISRMTQMSTLLTHFISVVVVCGIVINFLSPSTGVINLVLQKIGVDPVYFMTKPEYFKGIYTLMTLWQNAGFDALVYIAAIMGIDPQLYEAATVDGAGKMKKITHVTIPAIVPTIVTMLILKLGGIIKVGYEAILLLYQPATYSAADVISTYSYRLAFENGNYGLSVAAGLFESVVAFVMVILANRFSKKISDNALW; encoded by the coding sequence TTGGCAAAACAACAAATAAAAACACAGAAGAAAAGAAATTTTTCTGATGTCATAAAGAAAATGGTTTCCGGCAAAGAATTATATCTTTTGCTGCTTCCCGGCATTATCTGGTATCTTCTGTTTGCATACCGGCCTATGACGGAGCTGAAGATTGCATTTTATGATTACAATGTATTCCAGGGAATCAAGGGGAGTACCTTTGTGGGACTGCAGAACTTCATTGAATTTTTTAGGGGGAAGGACTTTCCAAGGGTACTGAAAAATACTCTCATGATTTCCTTCTGGCAGTTACTGATCTGCTTTCCGCTGCCCATCGCGCTGGCTGTCTGCGTGACGGAGATGAGAAACAAATTTATAAGCAGGATGACCCAGATGTCCACCCTGCTGACACACTTTATATCTGTGGTGGTAGTCTGTGGTATAGTGATCAACTTCCTGTCGCCCAGTACGGGTGTCATCAATCTGGTGCTGCAGAAAATCGGGGTGGATCCGGTTTACTTTATGACAAAGCCGGAATACTTTAAAGGGATATACACATTGATGACCCTGTGGCAGAATGCGGGATTCGATGCGCTTGTGTACATAGCGGCCATCATGGGGATTGACCCGCAGCTTTATGAGGCGGCCACTGTGGACGGGGCCGGGAAAATGAAGAAAATCACCCATGTGACCATTCCGGCCATTGTACCCACCATAGTGACCATGCTGATCCTGAAGCTGGGAGGCATCATCAAGGTGGGATATGAGGCAATCCTGCTTCTGTACCAGCCGGCAACTTATTCGGCAGCGGATGTTATCTCTACCTATTCTTACCGCCTGGCATTTGAAAACGGAAACTACGGGCTGTCTGTAGCCGCAGGGCTGTTTGAATCTGTGGTGGCATTCGTCATGGTCATTCTTGCAAACCGATTCAGCAAGAAGATTTCCGACAACGCATTATGGTAA
- a CDS encoding ABC transporter permease produces MMLNNNNKKFIKTLSNNCLKANRNRNIIAVLAIILTAVLFTALATVAQGTQISVKEQMLRQAGTRFMVSIKNLSREEAETLVQDPAFSAAGMERYAANAVNKELNSLMVSVGWLDRTNVENSFMDLEKGHYPKKDNEIACDSVVLELLGLPNETGTSFTLEYETRDGKKEAEMTVCGIWKGMKHEQRAVMMVTEAFVEKTGKELGPEYAELEKNAYTVRGTFPSDKNIKENLDKLVEKMGYDPAAERGEEGFIIHNTNPVYETKSMDSGQTIITIVLGVMLILLAGYLIIYNIFKISIEKDIRLYGQLKTIGTSPKQIRYMVNRQGMMLSIIGIPVGLILGWLLGNGLLPLVMASTSYRDTILIKPNLWVWLFAAAFTLLTVRISSSRPGKIAGKISPVEALKYHGAKSGKKKQKKGMDSKNRILQMAGANLGRNKGKTILVILSICLSVILLNSVLNFTESMDKEAYVQHETAADFDVRSGDFLKSVTEDYLKVVPQKTAQELKELDGIKDFTQVYVRMIPEQQITEDRGDCGKLIKINGKTTPDDITEFDRNRMLYGFDENAFQRAKLVEGTIDYEKLCTGNYVVANGSLSDRGEYEYEIQELHAGDVIEVEIEGEVKEYTVMAVIGTLSSLSMSYSAGGYEAVTFAEPVFREMFPENRDPIHCLFDVEDGYFDSISSYLQDFTQESGLALQSRLTAEEEFAKMQGTYNAVGIIVALILGIIGVLNLINVIFTGAIARQREFASMRSIGMTRRQLRKLFVYEGIIYAVLAGIAGVAVSAAVSLTLVKSFTSGFWFAKYQFIILPAIVTALICLLLSVIISAVVDKVWNKGSVVEQLREVE; encoded by the coding sequence ATGATGCTGAATAATAATAACAAAAAATTTATCAAAACCCTGTCCAATAACTGCCTGAAAGCCAACAGAAACAGGAATATCATAGCTGTTCTGGCTATTATCCTCACGGCAGTATTGTTTACGGCACTTGCTACAGTGGCACAGGGAACGCAGATATCCGTGAAAGAGCAGATGCTGCGCCAGGCAGGGACACGGTTTATGGTGTCAATCAAAAATCTCTCCAGGGAGGAAGCGGAAACTCTGGTGCAGGATCCGGCTTTTTCGGCAGCAGGTATGGAGAGATATGCTGCAAACGCTGTGAATAAGGAATTAAATAGTTTAATGGTATCCGTTGGATGGCTTGACCGGACAAATGTTGAAAACAGTTTTATGGATTTGGAAAAGGGCCATTATCCCAAGAAAGATAATGAAATAGCCTGCGATTCTGTGGTCCTGGAACTTCTGGGGCTTCCCAATGAAACCGGCACCTCTTTCACATTGGAGTATGAGACGCGGGACGGAAAAAAAGAAGCAGAGATGACCGTGTGCGGAATCTGGAAAGGTATGAAACATGAACAGCGCGCAGTCATGATGGTTACGGAAGCGTTTGTGGAAAAAACAGGAAAGGAGCTTGGCCCGGAATATGCGGAGCTGGAGAAAAACGCATATACAGTCAGGGGTACCTTTCCGTCGGATAAAAATATAAAAGAAAATCTGGACAAATTAGTAGAGAAAATGGGTTACGATCCTGCGGCCGAGCGCGGGGAAGAGGGATTTATAATACACAATACCAACCCAGTCTATGAGACTAAGTCAATGGACTCCGGGCAGACGATCATCACAATAGTTTTAGGGGTCATGCTTATTCTGCTGGCAGGATATCTTATCATCTATAATATTTTTAAGATCTCAATTGAAAAAGATATCCGTTTATACGGGCAGCTTAAGACCATCGGTACCTCACCGAAACAAATCCGGTATATGGTAAACCGTCAGGGAATGATGCTTTCTATCATAGGTATCCCTGTTGGACTCATTCTGGGATGGCTGCTTGGGAATGGCCTTCTACCCCTGGTTATGGCAAGTACGTCTTACCGTGATACGATCCTTATCAAACCCAATCTGTGGGTATGGTTATTTGCGGCGGCATTTACACTCCTCACGGTGAGGATCAGCAGCAGCAGACCCGGAAAGATAGCAGGAAAAATATCTCCTGTGGAGGCTTTGAAATATCATGGTGCCAAAAGCGGAAAGAAAAAGCAGAAAAAAGGCATGGACTCCAAAAACCGTATTCTGCAGATGGCGGGAGCTAATCTTGGGAGAAACAAAGGTAAAACCATACTGGTTATTTTGTCTATATGTCTTAGTGTCATCCTGCTGAACAGTGTCTTAAATTTTACAGAGAGTATGGATAAAGAGGCGTATGTGCAGCATGAGACAGCAGCGGATTTTGATGTGAGGAGCGGCGATTTTCTGAAATCCGTAACAGAGGACTATCTGAAGGTAGTTCCGCAAAAAACAGCACAGGAGCTTAAGGAACTGGACGGAATAAAGGATTTTACCCAGGTCTATGTACGGATGATCCCGGAACAGCAGATCACAGAGGATAGGGGGGATTGCGGGAAATTAATAAAAATAAACGGAAAGACCACACCGGATGATATCACGGAATTTGACAGAAACAGAATGTTATATGGATTCGATGAAAATGCTTTTCAAAGAGCAAAGCTTGTAGAAGGTACCATTGACTATGAAAAGCTTTGTACTGGGAATTATGTTGTGGCAAACGGATCTTTGAGTGACAGGGGTGAATATGAGTATGAAATCCAGGAACTTCACGCAGGGGATGTCATAGAGGTGGAGATAGAGGGGGAAGTGAAAGAATATACGGTGATGGCTGTCATCGGTACCCTCAGCTCCCTGAGTATGTCCTACAGCGCAGGCGGGTATGAGGCAGTTACCTTTGCAGAACCCGTTTTCCGGGAGATGTTCCCTGAGAACCGGGACCCGATCCACTGTCTGTTTGATGTGGAGGACGGTTACTTTGACAGCATCAGTTCATATTTGCAGGATTTTACACAGGAAAGCGGGCTGGCTCTGCAGTCAAGGCTCACTGCTGAGGAGGAGTTCGCCAAGATGCAGGGAACATACAATGCGGTGGGGATCATCGTAGCATTGATCCTGGGGATCATCGGTGTCCTGAACCTGATCAATGTGATTTTTACGGGAGCCATCGCAAGACAGCGGGAATTCGCATCCATGAGAAGCATTGGAATGACAAGGAGACAGCTCAGGAAGTTATTTGTGTATGAAGGCATCATATATGCAGTCCTAGCAGGAATCGCAGGAGTAGCCGTCAGTGCCGCCGTATCGCTGACACTGGTGAAAAGTTTTACAAGTGGGTTCTGGTTTGCGAAATATCAGTTTATCATCCTTCCTGCCATTGTTACCGCTCTGATCTGTCTTCTGCTGTCAGTGATCATCTCTGCAGTTGTGGATAAGGTTTGGAACAAGGGAAGTGTTGTGGAACAGCTGAGGGAAGTTGAGTAA
- a CDS encoding extracellular solute-binding protein produces MKRKQITALLLTAVLGVSLAFGTTGCGKEETGKAAASKEDGSKEFSAFMFLSGTPFNSDWEVWKEVEKKTGVKLKGVVASSNSDYATAFQNMVASGQLADIIACDLTTDIEKLGKDGGVIPLNDLIEEHAPNIKKALDNDPNLKYQATAEDGNIYNIPLGKELKSSQFYWIRQDWLDKLGLEVPATVDELHDVLTAFRNEDPNGNGQADEIPLFDRSATAETEMGEYLALWDSNASFYPRDGKITYEPLTDNYKTAVKNLAQWYKEGLIDPEIFTRGMSARDTLLSNNTGGFTHDWVSTGNYNDSLGADIPGFNMVAIAPLKDQNGNVKERDYRYAECGWGISSQCKDPEGAIKFMDFMFTEEGSDLMNWGIEGKTYTVNENGEKAFTEEVFNSGLAPVEYLRSLGSQYRAGYIQAADYEYATMNDAGKAANELYDAHDEWFSAPKLPELKLSTDGMDEYKSIMSGIQPIVYEKLQSWILGSSNIDDEYDAFIQELKDRDIEKAIEIQQKAYDNYVKVTK; encoded by the coding sequence ATGAAAAGAAAACAAATAACAGCATTATTACTGACAGCAGTTCTGGGCGTATCCCTGGCATTTGGGACAACAGGATGCGGAAAAGAGGAGACCGGGAAGGCGGCCGCTTCAAAAGAGGATGGAAGTAAAGAATTCTCAGCCTTCATGTTCCTCTCCGGTACACCTTTTAATTCAGACTGGGAAGTGTGGAAAGAGGTGGAGAAAAAGACAGGCGTGAAGTTAAAGGGCGTGGTTGCCTCCTCCAACTCTGACTATGCCACAGCGTTCCAGAATATGGTGGCCTCCGGGCAGCTGGCAGATATCATCGCGTGTGACCTGACAACAGATATTGAGAAACTGGGCAAAGACGGCGGTGTGATTCCCTTGAACGACCTGATCGAGGAACATGCGCCGAATATCAAAAAAGCGCTGGATAATGACCCGAATCTGAAATACCAGGCAACTGCAGAGGACGGCAATATCTACAATATCCCTCTGGGAAAAGAGCTGAAGTCCTCTCAGTTCTACTGGATCCGTCAGGACTGGCTGGATAAGCTGGGGCTGGAGGTTCCTGCAACAGTGGACGAACTCCATGATGTACTTACCGCATTCAGGAATGAGGATCCCAACGGCAATGGACAGGCAGATGAGATCCCTCTGTTTGACCGTTCCGCTACCGCTGAGACAGAGATGGGGGAGTACCTGGCCTTGTGGGATTCCAATGCCTCCTTCTATCCCCGTGACGGCAAGATCACTTACGAACCTCTGACAGACAATTATAAAACAGCAGTGAAGAACCTGGCCCAGTGGTATAAAGAGGGCCTCATAGATCCGGAGATCTTTACGAGAGGTATGTCAGCAAGGGATACACTGCTCAGCAACAATACAGGGGGCTTCACCCATGACTGGGTCAGCACAGGCAATTATAATGATTCTCTGGGCGCGGATATCCCGGGATTCAATATGGTGGCCATCGCACCTTTAAAGGACCAGAACGGAAATGTGAAGGAACGTGACTACCGCTATGCAGAGTGCGGATGGGGCATCTCCTCCCAGTGCAAGGACCCGGAGGGAGCCATCAAATTCATGGATTTTATGTTCACGGAAGAAGGCTCAGACCTGATGAACTGGGGAATCGAGGGCAAGACCTACACGGTAAACGAGAACGGGGAGAAGGCCTTTACAGAGGAAGTATTTAACTCCGGGCTGGCACCGGTAGAGTATCTGCGTTCCCTGGGTTCCCAGTACCGTGCGGGATATATCCAGGCGGCAGACTATGAGTATGCTACGATGAATGACGCAGGAAAGGCAGCAAATGAACTGTACGATGCACATGATGAGTGGTTCAGCGCACCGAAACTGCCGGAACTGAAGCTGAGCACAGACGGTATGGATGAATATAAGAGCATCATGTCCGGGATCCAGCCCATTGTATATGAGAAGCTTCAGAGCTGGATCTTAGGTTCCAGTAATATAGATGATGAATATGATGCGTTTATTCAGGAACTGAAGGATAGGGATATTGAAAAAGCAATTGAGATCCAGCAGAAAGCATATGACAATTATGTGAAAGTAACAAAATAG
- a CDS encoding carbohydrate ABC transporter permease: MAGNKIKQGQVIGLGEKIFNAVMVILGVLITFIALYPIYYVLISSFSNPFFVENGNVLLKIKEFTTASYEAVFKRDGLWTSYGNAVFYTVFGLMANMFFTTTMAYALSRKYLIGRKILTLFTVFTMWFSAGIIPTYMNFSNLGLLNTRTAIIFGFAIETYNLIIMKSFFEQVPEALEEAAFIDGAGHFRVFWNIYLPLSKPALATVGLFYGISRWNGYFWAMQLLKDDSKIPLQVFLKKLIVERVSNPSDAAIVTKASLTSPTTQVYALIILAIVPMIIVFPFIQKYFKSGLTVGGVKG, translated from the coding sequence ATGGCAGGAAATAAAATAAAACAGGGGCAGGTTATCGGGCTGGGAGAGAAGATATTCAACGCTGTGATGGTCATTCTCGGTGTTCTGATCACCTTTATTGCCCTTTATCCCATATATTATGTACTCATTTCTTCTTTCAGCAACCCCTTTTTTGTAGAAAACGGGAATGTGCTGCTGAAGATCAAGGAGTTCACCACAGCCAGCTATGAGGCAGTATTTAAGAGGGACGGGCTGTGGACCTCCTACGGAAATGCGGTCTTTTACACCGTCTTCGGACTGATGGCAAATATGTTCTTTACCACCACCATGGCGTACGCTCTGTCCAGAAAGTATCTGATCGGAAGAAAGATACTGACCTTGTTCACGGTTTTTACCATGTGGTTCAGTGCAGGGATCATTCCTACTTATATGAACTTCAGCAATCTGGGACTGCTGAATACCAGGACAGCCATTATCTTCGGATTTGCCATTGAGACCTATAACCTGATCATCATGAAGAGCTTTTTTGAGCAGGTCCCGGAGGCTTTGGAGGAGGCGGCATTTATTGACGGCGCGGGGCATTTCAGGGTATTCTGGAACATATATCTGCCGCTGTCAAAACCGGCACTTGCCACCGTGGGATTATTTTACGGAATCAGCAGATGGAACGGATACTTCTGGGCTATGCAGCTTTTAAAAGATGACAGCAAGATACCTCTGCAGGTATTCCTAAAAAAACTGATCGTGGAGCGGGTATCCAATCCGTCTGACGCTGCGATCGTGACAAAAGCATCCCTGACGTCACCAACGACTCAGGTATATGCATTGATCATACTGGCGATTGTGCCCATGATCATAGTATTCCCTTTCATTCAAAAATATTTTAAATCAGGCCTCACCGTGGGCGGTGTCAAAGGCTGA
- a CDS encoding response regulator transcription factor yields MNRILLIEDDKDLNTGLTYDLESENYKVFSALTLGDGMSILSENEVDLILLDGNLPDGDGFDFCRSVKSESDIPVIFLTARDMERDEMQGFDCGADDYITKPFKMPILHRRIKAALRKASADGGERIQYDDGHLKIDFDTMTASLGGEPLAMTPTEFKILRLLIANAERVMTKTLLLEKVWDSTGNFVDEHAVAVNINRLRKKIESGEHPYIKTLYGMGYQWMGKKTEWKN; encoded by the coding sequence ATGAATAGAATATTACTCATAGAAGATGACAAAGATTTAAATACAGGGCTTACATACGACCTGGAATCAGAAAACTACAAAGTGTTTTCCGCCCTGACACTTGGGGATGGAATGTCCATACTCAGTGAAAACGAAGTGGATCTGATCCTGCTGGACGGAAATCTGCCGGATGGTGATGGGTTTGACTTTTGCAGGTCAGTAAAGTCAGAGAGCGACATCCCCGTCATTTTCCTTACAGCCAGAGACATGGAGCGGGATGAAATGCAGGGATTTGACTGTGGTGCGGACGACTATATCACAAAGCCCTTTAAAATGCCCATATTACACAGAAGGATCAAGGCCGCCCTGCGGAAGGCCTCAGCAGACGGGGGAGAGCGCATCCAATATGATGACGGGCATTTAAAGATTGACTTTGATACCATGACGGCATCCCTGGGCGGGGAGCCCTTGGCTATGACGCCCACAGAGTTTAAAATCCTGCGTCTTCTCATTGCCAATGCAGAGAGGGTAATGACAAAGACCCTTCTTTTGGAAAAAGTATGGGACAGTACCGGGAACTTTGTGGATGAACATGCCGTGGCTGTGAATATCAACAGACTCCGCAAGAAGATTGAATCTGGAGAACACCCATATATTAAGACCCTGTACGGTATGGGATATCAGTGGATGGGGAAGAAAACAGAATGGAAAAATTAA
- a CDS encoding ABC transporter ATP-binding protein → MEYILETKNLKKYYGQEPNITKALDGIDVKVERGEFVSIIGTSGSGKSTLLNMLGGLDIPSSGSVKIRGKEIGKMNDEQLTVFRRRNIGFVFQNYNLVPILNVYQNIVLPIELDGSTIDKTYVEEIIHLLHLEEKLDNLPNNLSGGQQQRVAIARALASKPAIILADEPTGNLDSKTSLEVMQLLKMTSTEFGQTLVMITHNPELAQIADRMIHIEDGKIVERKENI, encoded by the coding sequence ATGGAATATATTTTAGAGACAAAGAATCTGAAGAAATACTACGGACAGGAACCGAATATCACGAAAGCGCTGGACGGCATTGATGTGAAAGTGGAACGGGGAGAATTCGTATCCATCATAGGAACAAGCGGAAGCGGAAAATCTACACTGCTGAATATGCTGGGCGGACTGGACATTCCAAGTTCAGGAAGTGTAAAGATCAGAGGCAAGGAAATCGGTAAAATGAACGATGAACAGCTCACCGTATTCCGCAGAAGAAATATTGGGTTTGTGTTTCAGAATTATAATCTGGTACCTATCCTGAATGTATATCAGAATATCGTGCTTCCCATAGAGCTGGACGGCAGTACGATTGACAAGACTTATGTGGAGGAGATCATACATCTGCTCCACCTGGAGGAAAAGCTGGATAATCTTCCAAACAACCTCTCCGGGGGCCAGCAGCAGAGGGTTGCCATCGCAAGGGCACTGGCAAGCAAGCCGGCCATCATCCTGGCAGATGAACCGACGGGAAATCTGGATTCCAAAACATCCCTGGAGGTTATGCAGCTTTTGAAGATGACCAGCACCGAGTTTGGCCAGACACTAGTCATGATCACCCACAACCCGGAACTGGCACAGATCGCGGACCGTATGATCCATATAGAAGATGGAAAAATCGTAGAGAGAAAAGAAAACATTTAG
- a CDS encoding sensor histidine kinase — MEKLILLFSLVCLFLSIIIVIKVRKRLVEYTRQMSDCLDAMIAGRTDLVFQEEKDTLTGKLQSKLHRLYEILNRQSQENKIQRQQLETIVADISHQVKTPIANVRMYHSLLQKKNLDEEKKEQFLDAAQRQTDKLEFLMKSMIKMSRLETGIVEVQPKENPIRVLLEQAVCDIALKAEAKQIEIEMECDENLRAVFDKKWTLEAVFNILDNAVKYTGQGGKIQIQAQITDFFVRISIRDNGKGIREERLTEIFKRFYREPEVADQDGVGIGLYLAREIVMKERGFIEVRSKTGKGTTFYVNLPTAQ, encoded by the coding sequence ATGGAAAAATTAATCTTGCTCTTTTCCCTCGTCTGCCTTTTCCTTTCCATTATTATAGTGATCAAAGTGAGAAAAAGGCTTGTTGAATACACACGCCAGATGAGCGATTGTCTGGATGCCATGATTGCAGGCCGAACGGATCTTGTGTTTCAGGAGGAGAAGGACACCCTGACAGGCAAGCTGCAGTCGAAACTGCACCGCCTGTATGAGATACTGAACCGGCAGTCCCAGGAAAATAAAATACAGCGCCAGCAGCTTGAAACCATAGTCGCAGATATTTCCCATCAGGTGAAAACACCCATTGCAAATGTGAGGATGTATCACAGCCTATTACAGAAAAAGAACCTGGATGAGGAGAAAAAGGAACAGTTTTTGGATGCTGCCCAGAGGCAGACAGATAAGCTGGAATTTCTCATGAAGAGTATGATCAAGATGTCCAGGCTGGAGACGGGTATTGTGGAAGTCCAGCCAAAAGAAAATCCCATCCGTGTGCTGCTGGAACAGGCAGTCTGTGACATTGCCCTGAAGGCGGAGGCTAAGCAGATTGAAATAGAGATGGAATGTGACGAAAATCTGAGGGCAGTATTTGATAAGAAGTGGACCCTGGAAGCAGTCTTTAATATTTTGGACAATGCGGTAAAGTACACCGGACAAGGGGGAAAAATACAGATTCAGGCCCAGATAACCGATTTTTTTGTCCGCATTAGCATAAGGGACAATGGAAAAGGAATCAGGGAAGAGCGGCTGACTGAGATATTTAAGCGTTTTTACCGGGAGCCGGAAGTGGCAGACCAGGACGGTGTGGGAATCGGTCTGTACCTGGCACGGGAGATTGTCATGAAGGAAAGAGGATTTATAGAGGTGCGGTCAAAAACAGGGAAAGGCACTACATTTTATGTCAACCTGCCCACGGCACAGTAG
- a CDS encoding AraC family transcriptional regulator, with protein sequence MKRLTHKKEIQDALNYIEKNLCEELSLDEIAAAAGFSKFYFHRVFQSETGMPVYDYIRKRRLAGAAVLLRTTGISILDIAVAFCFESQEAFTRAFKRVYHLPPGRYRSAIKDLVMEGGNMGNSTEIKNWIVTGTALDKYRMGMDDKVYNTGTRSATIKSTAREWEASEFGTIMQQFSASEFLGKRVRFSGFVKTQDVTGWCGLWMRIDTAFSETLKLDNMQDRPITGTTRWNHYSCVLDVPENAAILNIGILLYGEGQVWLDNASFEEVDHNTPTTDFNVDAVFPDHPKNLSFEE encoded by the coding sequence GTGAAGCGGTTGACACATAAGAAGGAAATCCAGGATGCGTTAAACTATATCGAAAAGAATTTGTGCGAAGAACTTTCTCTGGACGAGATTGCAGCTGCAGCGGGTTTTTCTAAGTTTTATTTTCACAGGGTCTTTCAAAGCGAAACAGGAATGCCTGTTTATGATTACATCAGAAAGCGCAGATTGGCAGGTGCAGCGGTCCTTCTGCGAACTACGGGGATTTCTATCCTTGATATTGCAGTGGCTTTCTGTTTTGAATCCCAGGAAGCTTTCACGAGAGCCTTTAAGCGTGTCTATCATCTTCCGCCGGGCAGATATCGGTCAGCAATTAAGGATTTAGTCATGGAAGGAGGTAATATGGGGAATAGCACAGAAATCAAAAATTGGATCGTAACAGGCACGGCCCTGGATAAATACCGGATGGGCATGGATGACAAGGTTTACAATACGGGAACCAGATCGGCCACAATAAAGTCCACTGCCCGGGAATGGGAAGCGAGCGAATTTGGCACGATCATGCAGCAGTTCAGCGCATCTGAGTTTTTAGGAAAAAGAGTGCGTTTTTCCGGGTTTGTAAAAACACAGGATGTTACAGGGTGGTGCGGATTATGGATGCGGATCGACACAGCTTTCAGTGAGACACTGAAACTGGATAATATGCAGGACCGTCCGATCACCGGAACAACCCGATGGAACCACTATTCCTGTGTGCTGGATGTGCCTGAGAACGCGGCGATCCTTAACATTGGAATATTATTGTACGGTGAGGGGCAGGTGTGGCTGGATAACGCCAGTTTTGAGGAAGTGGACCACAATACACCAACTACCGATTTTAATGTGGATGCAGTATTTCCGGATCATCCCAAGAACTTATCCTTTGAAGAGTAG